From a single Adhaeribacter swui genomic region:
- a CDS encoding antitoxin gives MAFETITIQNESGAQAIRIPESHKINDDKVYVKKLGNALYLIPYHNPWQNLFESLGKFTPDFMEERSQPTEQKREAFD, from the coding sequence ATGGCCTTCGAGACAATCACTATACAGAACGAATCAGGCGCACAGGCAATACGGATTCCCGAAAGCCACAAGATAAACGACGACAAAGTTTATGTTAAAAAGCTTGGGAACGCCCTTTACCTTATCCCATACCATAACCCATGGCAGAACCTCTTTGAAAGCCTTGGCAAGTTCACACCCGACTTCATGGAGGAGAGAAGCCAGCCGACGGAGCAGAAAAGAGAGGCGTTTGACTAA
- a CDS encoding LacI family DNA-binding transcriptional regulator yields MEKVTIKQLAKELNLSASTISRALQDSHQISPETKQKVLELATVRNFVPNYHASGLRKKTSKTIAVVIPEVADSYFAQAINGIEAVAQEHGLHVLIYLTHESFLKEQAILKEFQNGRVDGVLLSITAETAHNQHIRELLGRGMPLVLFDRVCNDIAAPKITTNDYESSYWATRHLIDGGCKQIALLSASSSLVMSANRLEGYKKALEEQESSFQGATVITCAQSEADTYFLIKNLLSDPQRPDGIIATVEKQATTVYQVCQELHLNIPQEVKVLAFSNLQSASFLNPSLTTITQPAFDMGKAAATSLCKALKRKNQPISHDTQVLPSVLHVRKSTC; encoded by the coding sequence ATGGAGAAAGTAACCATTAAGCAATTAGCGAAAGAACTTAACCTTTCGGCTTCTACTATTTCGCGGGCTTTGCAGGATAGCCACCAGATAAGCCCGGAAACCAAACAAAAAGTACTGGAACTGGCCACGGTACGTAACTTTGTGCCAAACTACCATGCCAGCGGCCTCCGCAAAAAAACGAGTAAAACCATTGCGGTGGTAATTCCGGAAGTGGCCGACAGTTATTTTGCCCAAGCCATTAACGGCATTGAAGCAGTAGCGCAGGAACACGGATTGCACGTGCTCATTTATTTAACCCACGAAAGTTTTTTAAAAGAACAGGCTATTTTAAAAGAATTTCAAAATGGCCGGGTAGATGGGGTTTTACTTTCCATTACCGCCGAAACTGCGCATAACCAGCACATCCGGGAGTTACTAGGCCGGGGCATGCCCTTGGTTCTGTTCGACCGGGTTTGCAATGATATTGCCGCCCCTAAAATTACCACCAACGATTATGAAAGCAGCTATTGGGCAACCCGGCATTTAATAGATGGCGGCTGTAAGCAGATTGCTTTGTTATCTGCTTCCAGCAGCTTAGTAATGAGCGCGAACCGCTTAGAAGGATATAAAAAAGCACTGGAGGAGCAAGAGAGTAGTTTCCAGGGGGCTACTGTAATTACCTGCGCCCAGTCAGAAGCGGATACTTATTTTTTAATTAAAAACTTACTAAGCGACCCGCAGCGGCCCGATGGAATTATTGCCACCGTCGAAAAGCAAGCTACCACTGTTTACCAGGTTTGCCAGGAATTACATTTAAATATACCTCAAGAAGTTAAAGTGCTTGCCTTTTCTAATTTGCAATCGGCTTCTTTCCTTAATCCATCCCTTACCACCATTACCCAGCCCGCTTTTGATATGGGCAAAGCCGCCGCTACTAGTTTGTGCAAAGCGCTAAAAAGAAAAAACCAACCAATCAGCCACGATACCCAGGTTTTACCTTCGGTTTTACATGTTCGTAAATCTACCTGCTAA
- a CDS encoding DUF1684 domain-containing protein gives MSKPLRLIILVGIVVIVGYFLKEAVFSDDAYIATIKKERQEKNQSFKSSSSPLAETERRTFDSLSYFAINRKFQVDADYELLPNPDTLKLPMTTGSTEPYLRFAKATFNLEGQRVGLTLFLKVGAADSTFFVPFTDKTNGTETYEGGRFLDIPKPEPGEKVITIDFNKAYNPFCVFNYDYSCPIPPAENRLPVEVPAGEKSYAKK, from the coding sequence ATGTCTAAACCACTCCGCCTTATAATTTTAGTTGGAATAGTTGTAATTGTTGGGTATTTTTTAAAAGAAGCGGTATTTAGCGACGATGCCTACATAGCAACCATTAAAAAAGAACGGCAGGAGAAAAACCAATCCTTTAAAAGCTCGTCTTCGCCGCTCGCCGAGACCGAGCGCAGAACGTTCGACAGCCTTTCTTACTTTGCCATTAACCGGAAATTTCAGGTAGATGCGGATTATGAATTGTTACCTAACCCCGATACGCTGAAACTGCCCATGACCACCGGCAGCACCGAACCTTATTTGCGTTTCGCCAAAGCCACTTTTAACCTGGAAGGGCAACGGGTTGGCCTTACTTTGTTTTTAAAAGTAGGGGCTGCCGATTCTACTTTTTTTGTACCTTTTACGGATAAAACCAACGGTACCGAAACCTACGAAGGAGGCCGTTTCCTGGATATTCCAAAGCCAGAACCAGGCGAAAAAGTGATTACCATCGACTTTAACAAGGCTTATAATCCTTTTTGCGTGTTCAACTACGATTATAGCTGCCCCATTCCGCCCGCCGAAAACCGGTTGCCCGTAGAGGTGCCCGCCGGCGAAAAATCGTACGCGAAAAAATAA
- a CDS encoding PIN domain-containing protein, producing the protein MPSGHKHLHLHYKKETRDNVREVQRTNTWERGNFSNNPDRNTEALNQFLVPLDVKDFDYNATVEYGRIRASLERSGTPIGPLDTLIAAHALSLNSTLVTNNEKEFNRVAGLKIENWTK; encoded by the coding sequence ATGCCTTCTGGACACAAACATCTGCATCTACATTATAAAAAGGAAACCAGAGATAATGTTAGAGAGGTTCAGAGAACTAACACTTGGGAACGTGGGAATTTCAGCAATAACCCGGATAGAAACACGGAGGCCCTGAACCAATTCCTTGTACCGCTGGATGTAAAAGACTTTGATTATAATGCTACTGTAGAATACGGTAGAATCAGAGCTAGCCTAGAAAGATCTGGAACCCCAATAGGACCACTAGATACCCTAATTGCCGCACATGCCCTTAGCTTAAATTCCACACTAGTAACAAATAACGAGAAAGAATTCAATAGAGTGGCCGGTTTAAAGATTGAGAACTGGACAAAGTAA
- a CDS encoding metallophosphoesterase, whose translation MQRFLFIATAILLVFVVDWYVFQAIRTVTQHISPRSQRIISIIYWALFFITSATIIMFSLTRGTPPTPFRTYLVSTLFILFASKLAVVLFLVLDDVLRLLKYLIVTYLYKQPDATSEAVKITRNEFINKLALFAGSIPLTAFIYGMVRGAYQYQVKRVTLRFSNLPAAFNGYKILQISDLHTGSFNSTHPLEKAVDLMNKQNADLVFFTGDLVNNIATEVVPHIPALQKITAKDGKFSIFGNHDYGDYVNWESREAKVQNLKNLAKHHAEIGWRLLLNENVTIQRDGAQIAVLGVENWSTRMNFPRYGNLAKAYAGTEQVPFKVLLSHDPSHWDGEVNQKYPDIDLMLAGHTHGMQFGVNLPGFKWSPVQYVYKQWAGLYQKGKQYLYVNTGLGFLGYPGRVGFLPEITVFELRRA comes from the coding sequence ATGCAACGTTTCTTATTTATAGCTACCGCTATTCTCCTGGTTTTTGTAGTAGATTGGTATGTGTTTCAGGCAATTCGCACGGTTACGCAACATATATCGCCGCGGTCGCAGCGCATTATTTCCATTATTTATTGGGCTTTGTTCTTTATTACTTCGGCCACCATTATTATGTTTAGTCTTACCCGGGGCACGCCGCCTACTCCATTTCGCACGTACCTGGTAAGCACCTTATTTATTTTATTTGCCAGTAAGTTAGCGGTAGTTTTGTTTTTAGTGCTGGATGATGTGCTCCGCTTATTAAAATACCTGATTGTAACGTATTTGTATAAGCAACCCGATGCCACCAGCGAAGCTGTTAAAATTACCCGGAATGAGTTTATCAACAAACTCGCTTTATTTGCCGGGTCTATTCCATTAACCGCCTTTATTTACGGCATGGTGCGAGGGGCTTACCAGTACCAGGTTAAACGCGTTACGCTGCGTTTTTCCAATTTGCCTGCCGCCTTTAACGGCTACAAAATTTTGCAGATTTCGGATTTGCACACGGGCAGCTTTAATTCTACGCACCCCCTGGAAAAAGCCGTGGATTTAATGAACAAGCAAAACGCCGACCTGGTATTTTTTACCGGCGATTTGGTAAACAACATTGCCACCGAAGTAGTACCGCATATTCCGGCGCTGCAAAAGATTACGGCCAAAGACGGTAAATTTTCTATTTTCGGGAACCACGATTACGGCGATTATGTGAACTGGGAAAGCCGGGAGGCTAAAGTTCAAAATTTAAAAAATCTGGCGAAGCACCATGCCGAAATAGGCTGGCGCTTGCTCTTAAACGAAAACGTAACTATTCAGCGCGATGGGGCCCAAATTGCGGTTCTGGGCGTAGAAAACTGGAGTACCCGCATGAATTTTCCGCGGTACGGTAATTTGGCCAAGGCATACGCCGGCACCGAACAAGTGCCGTTTAAAGTTTTATTATCGCACGATCCTTCGCACTGGGATGGCGAGGTAAATCAAAAGTACCCCGATATTGACTTAATGTTAGCTGGCCATACCCACGGCATGCAGTTTGGGGTAAACTTGCCCGGTTTTAAATGGAGTCCGGTGCAATATGTTTACAAGCAATGGGCCGGTTTATACCAAAAAGGCAAGCAGTATTTATATGTGAACACCGGTTTGGGTTTTCTGGGCTATCCGGGGCGCGTTGGATTTTTACCAGAAATTACCGTATTCGAGCTGCGTCGGGCTTAG
- the radC gene encoding RadC family protein → MLITETASRNYGQVPNLVIKSWAEEDRPREKLLLKGKAALSDAELIAILIGSGTPKLTAVDVAKLILTAVGNDLNELAKLSVKDLMKHKGIGEAKAITIVSALELGRRRKGTAAAARTTITCSTDIYNYMKPHLLDLPHEEFWVILLNRANVIMKKIPVSIGGVAGTVADPKIIFKHAIENLASAIILVHNHPSGNLKPSTADIALTRKVKEAGALLDLPVLDHLIFADQSYYSFADEGVL, encoded by the coding sequence ATGCTCATTACGGAAACAGCTTCCCGCAACTACGGCCAGGTACCCAACCTGGTTATCAAAAGCTGGGCCGAAGAAGACCGGCCCCGCGAAAAATTGCTTCTGAAAGGAAAAGCCGCGCTAAGCGACGCAGAATTGATTGCTATTTTAATTGGTTCGGGCACCCCCAAGCTCACGGCGGTAGATGTTGCTAAACTAATTCTGACAGCGGTGGGTAACGACCTGAACGAACTAGCCAAATTGTCGGTAAAAGATTTGATGAAGCACAAAGGCATCGGCGAAGCCAAAGCCATTACCATTGTAAGTGCCCTCGAATTAGGCCGTAGGCGAAAAGGAACGGCCGCCGCCGCCCGCACCACCATTACCTGCTCCACCGACATTTACAATTACATGAAACCGCATTTGCTCGATTTACCCCACGAAGAATTTTGGGTTATATTACTGAACCGAGCCAATGTTATCATGAAAAAAATACCAGTAAGCATTGGCGGAGTAGCGGGTACTGTGGCCGATCCTAAAATTATTTTTAAGCACGCCATCGAAAACCTGGCTAGCGCTATTATTCTGGTGCACAACCATCCGTCAGGTAATTTAAAGCCCAGCACCGCCGATATTGCCCTCACCCGCAAAGTAAAAGAAGCCGGCGCCCTCCTCGACTTACCCGTACTGGATCATTTAATTTTTGCCGACCAATCGTACTACAGCTTTGCTGACGAAGGTGTTTTGTAG
- a CDS encoding YdeI/OmpD-associated family protein — METNKGVATFYAPTRQQWRAWLAQNYQTAKEIYLIIYHIKSPTPCLTYSEAVEEALCYGWIDSVKNKRDPESAYQRFSPRKPKSTWSKLNRERVEKLVNAGLMTEAGQKMVDLAKQTGTWEPVAVPLSQNS; from the coding sequence ATGGAAACGAACAAAGGTGTAGCAACTTTTTACGCCCCTACCAGGCAGCAATGGCGCGCGTGGCTGGCCCAGAATTATCAAACTGCAAAAGAAATTTACCTGATTATTTACCATATAAAAAGTCCAACCCCATGCCTTACCTATAGCGAAGCAGTAGAAGAAGCGCTTTGTTATGGCTGGATTGATTCTGTTAAAAATAAACGTGACCCCGAGAGTGCGTATCAACGGTTCTCGCCCCGCAAACCCAAAAGCACCTGGAGCAAACTAAACCGCGAACGGGTAGAAAAATTAGTAAATGCCGGTTTAATGACCGAAGCCGGTCAAAAAATGGTTGATCTGGCGAAACAAACCGGTACCTGGGAGCCGGTGGCTGTTCCCCTTTCGCAAAACAGCTAA
- a CDS encoding tetratricopeptide repeat-containing sensor histidine kinase: protein MLVSSGSMQHWSYFYSISMKNFLLLLIPLFLILQIPVFAQNAELAKLLALPNDTLKVQELAGFAKKMVHQDKAASKQASSALLQVSQKINYVKGMAIGYSYLAFIDLESGKHAVAADLYNKAITYYRQAHDERGVAKCLGNMADIYESTGQGDRAVDARLAAVAILEKLLPTSKAPEDVMHSLAIQYNNFATTYADLFLNNEKAYTYLKKAEAICRQAQDTSQLIDVLGNLTSLLTEEGRVKEALTTGKEVFRLSKATQDNFHLATGYYSYGFVLNAMGQVDSAVTVLRQGLQYANQAKSDYRIFKATHLLALALKKQGKYPEVISILEQAYNGVAEDGALKYKSEIAAELGHAYFKIGNYKAAYQQLEQRFLLNDSVIQLANNQLIAEKETKYQTAQKEKQLAQKELLLQKSRQQVIYAIIFSIFALLVTAFIWVQYRNKRRLHKTQLQTLQQEKEIQLLQALMQGEEKERSRIAKDLHDGVAGMLAAVKMHLSVSKFEKQPEGYTKALELLNEATTEVRKTSHNLMPEVLLQYGLDAALNRYCTNINSAALQVNYYFIGEEQRFISSFELSVYRIVQELLNNIFKHSRATEATVQLSVREGVLSLSIEDNGVGFAKQPGQSGGMGLESLKRRIRTLNGNMELSTEDGGGVSAYLEFSTAGLQLKSPEPKTQFV, encoded by the coding sequence ATGTTGGTATCTTCTGGCAGCATGCAACATTGGTCTTACTTTTACAGTATCAGCATGAAAAATTTTTTACTTTTATTAATACCCTTATTTCTCATTCTTCAGATTCCTGTTTTTGCCCAAAATGCCGAATTAGCCAAGCTACTTGCGCTGCCCAATGATACCCTAAAAGTGCAGGAGTTGGCGGGCTTTGCTAAAAAAATGGTGCACCAAGATAAGGCGGCATCAAAACAAGCATCATCGGCCTTGTTGCAGGTCAGCCAGAAAATAAATTATGTAAAAGGCATGGCTATCGGCTATTCTTATCTGGCCTTTATCGACCTGGAATCGGGCAAGCACGCAGTGGCGGCTGATTTGTATAACAAAGCCATTACCTATTACCGCCAAGCCCATGATGAGCGAGGCGTAGCCAAATGCCTCGGCAATATGGCTGATATTTACGAATCCACGGGGCAAGGCGACCGGGCCGTAGATGCCCGACTGGCGGCTGTTGCTATTCTGGAGAAGTTGCTACCCACCTCTAAAGCCCCCGAAGATGTGATGCATTCCTTAGCCATTCAATACAACAACTTTGCTACCACCTACGCCGATTTATTTTTAAATAACGAGAAGGCTTACACCTATTTAAAAAAAGCCGAAGCTATTTGCCGGCAGGCCCAAGACACGTCCCAACTCATTGATGTTTTAGGTAATCTCACCTCTTTATTAACCGAAGAAGGCCGGGTAAAAGAAGCTTTAACCACGGGGAAAGAGGTATTTCGTTTAAGTAAAGCCACCCAGGATAATTTTCATTTGGCTACCGGCTACTATAGCTACGGGTTTGTGCTAAATGCCATGGGCCAGGTAGACTCGGCCGTTACAGTGCTGCGGCAAGGATTACAATACGCCAACCAGGCCAAAAGTGATTACCGCATTTTTAAAGCAACGCACTTGCTAGCCCTGGCCCTAAAAAAACAAGGCAAATATCCCGAAGTTATTTCTATTCTGGAACAAGCTTATAACGGCGTAGCCGAAGATGGGGCTCTGAAATATAAAAGCGAAATTGCCGCGGAACTAGGCCATGCTTACTTTAAAATTGGCAATTACAAGGCCGCATATCAGCAACTAGAGCAGCGATTTTTATTAAATGATTCGGTTATTCAATTGGCCAACAACCAGCTTATTGCCGAAAAAGAAACAAAATACCAAACTGCCCAAAAAGAAAAACAACTCGCGCAAAAAGAACTTTTATTGCAAAAAAGCCGGCAGCAAGTAATTTACGCCATTATTTTTTCAATTTTTGCCTTGCTCGTTACTGCTTTTATTTGGGTACAGTACCGGAACAAACGCCGGTTACACAAAACCCAATTGCAAACGCTACAGCAAGAAAAAGAAATACAATTACTGCAGGCGCTCATGCAGGGTGAGGAAAAAGAACGCAGCCGCATCGCTAAAGATTTGCACGATGGCGTGGCCGGCATGTTGGCGGCCGTTAAAATGCATTTATCGGTAAGCAAGTTTGAAAAACAACCGGAAGGCTATACCAAAGCCCTGGAACTTTTAAACGAGGCCACCACCGAGGTGCGTAAAACTTCGCACAACTTAATGCCGGAAGTTTTGCTGCAATATGGCCTGGATGCCGCCTTAAACCGGTATTGCACCAACATTAACAGTGCAGCACTTCAGGTAAATTATTACTTTATCGGCGAGGAGCAACGCTTTATCTCCAGCTTTGAACTTTCGGTTTACCGCATTGTGCAGGAATTATTGAATAATATTTTTAAACATTCCCGCGCTACCGAAGCCACCGTGCAATTAAGCGTGCGCGAAGGAGTGCTCTCGCTTTCTATCGAAGACAATGGCGTTGGGTTTGCCAAACAACCGGGACAATCAGGTGGTATGGGACTCGAATCGCTGAAACGCCGTATTCGTACCTTAAACGGCAACATGGAACTGAGTACCGAAGACGGCGGAGGGGTGAGCGCCTATCTGGAATTCAGTACCGCAGGTTTGCAACTCAAAAGCCCGGAACCAAAAACCCAATTCGTTTAA
- the uvsE gene encoding UV DNA damage repair endonuclease UvsE — translation MDCTPATTFRLASYSEERLIATTANNFTCLKKILEYNVQHNLLFLRMSSDMVPFASHPVNTYNWQNHFQGTLRALGRYIKNHNVRISMHPDQFVVLNSPNQNTLKNSFAELEYQCAIMDIMELDETAKLQIHGGGVYGDKPEAIKRFVESYFLLPENVRKRLVIENDDRSYSLSDCLEIHEQTGIPILFDNFHHECLNNGETMTEALHLAAGTWQEKDGIMMMDYSSQSLGERKGKHTASIVDDLFRDFLQQLDGLDVDIMLEIKDKELSALRAVEILEEMGMLKV, via the coding sequence ATGGACTGTACACCAGCCACTACTTTCCGGCTGGCATCTTATTCCGAAGAGCGCCTAATTGCAACTACCGCCAATAATTTTACTTGCCTCAAAAAAATACTGGAGTACAACGTGCAGCACAACTTGCTTTTTTTGCGCATGAGCTCCGACATGGTACCTTTTGCCTCGCACCCGGTAAATACCTATAACTGGCAAAATCATTTTCAGGGTACGTTACGGGCCTTGGGGCGCTACATCAAAAATCATAACGTGCGCATCAGCATGCACCCCGACCAGTTTGTGGTGCTCAACTCGCCCAACCAAAACACTTTGAAAAACAGCTTTGCCGAATTGGAGTACCAGTGCGCCATTATGGATATTATGGAACTCGACGAAACGGCTAAACTCCAGATTCACGGGGGTGGGGTATACGGCGATAAACCAGAAGCTATAAAACGTTTTGTGGAAAGTTATTTTTTGTTGCCCGAAAACGTGCGCAAACGCCTGGTAATTGAAAACGATGACCGCTCTTACAGCTTAAGCGATTGTTTGGAAATACACGAGCAAACCGGTATCCCGATTTTGTTTGATAACTTCCATCACGAGTGTTTGAATAACGGCGAAACCATGACCGAAGCCTTACACTTGGCCGCCGGTACCTGGCAGGAAAAAGACGGCATTATGATGATGGATTACTCGTCGCAGTCTTTAGGGGAGCGCAAGGGTAAACACACCGCCAGCATTGTGGATGATTTATTCCGGGACTTCTTGCAGCAACTCGACGGCTTAGACGTGGATATTATGCTGGAAATTAAAGACAAAGAGCTAAGCGCTTTGCGGGCTGTGGAAATTCTGGAAGAAATGGGAATGCTGAAAGTGTAA
- a CDS encoding aldo/keto reductase has product MEKRKIGNSGIEVAPLAFGGNVFGWTIDQATSFTLLDAFTGAGFNLIDTADVYSNWVPGNQGGESETIIGNWLKQSGKRDQVIIATKVGGEMSPGKKGLSRNHIRQSVEDSLRRLQTDYIDLYQSHYDDPATPLEDTLATYGELIKEGKIRAIGASNYTAERLAEALRVSEQNNLPRYDSLQPEYNLYERNSFEKELEPLCQQHNIGVINYFALASGFLTGKYRSEADLAKSKRGQGNKKYLNERGFRILDGLDQVAQQYQTDPASIAIAWLIARPSITAPIASATNPEQLQALTKAATLQLDQSAIELLNKASAE; this is encoded by the coding sequence ATGGAAAAAAGAAAGATAGGAAACTCCGGGATAGAAGTAGCGCCGCTGGCATTTGGCGGTAACGTGTTTGGCTGGACCATCGACCAGGCCACGTCTTTTACTTTGTTAGATGCTTTTACCGGTGCCGGATTTAATTTAATTGATACCGCCGATGTGTACTCGAACTGGGTGCCGGGCAACCAGGGCGGCGAATCCGAAACCATTATTGGTAATTGGCTGAAACAATCGGGTAAACGCGACCAGGTGATTATTGCTACTAAAGTGGGTGGTGAAATGAGTCCGGGCAAAAAAGGCTTATCGCGCAACCACATCCGGCAATCCGTAGAAGATTCGCTGCGCCGGCTGCAAACCGATTACATTGATTTGTACCAATCGCACTACGACGACCCAGCTACGCCCTTAGAAGATACTTTAGCCACTTACGGCGAACTCATAAAAGAAGGTAAAATCCGGGCCATTGGTGCCTCTAATTACACCGCCGAAAGGCTCGCGGAAGCCTTGCGGGTAAGTGAGCAAAACAACCTACCGCGCTACGATAGCCTGCAACCCGAATACAACCTGTACGAACGCAATAGTTTTGAAAAAGAACTCGAACCGCTCTGCCAGCAGCACAACATTGGGGTAATCAATTACTTTGCCCTAGCTAGTGGCTTTTTAACCGGCAAGTACCGCTCCGAAGCCGATTTAGCGAAGAGCAAACGCGGCCAAGGCAACAAAAAATATTTGAACGAACGCGGTTTCCGGATACTGGATGGTTTGGACCAGGTAGCCCAACAATATCAAACCGACCCAGCCAGCATTGCCATTGCCTGGCTCATTGCCCGGCCCAGTATTACCGCACCTATTGCCAGCGCTACCAACCCGGAACAGTTACAAGCGCTTACTAAAGCCGCTACCTTGCAGTTAGATCAATCGGCTATAGAATTATTAAATAAGGCCAGCGCAGAATAA
- a CDS encoding inositol oxygenase family protein, protein MNATEKTTLNPLESLEEWEENLLERYPDPEDIAQGKATEAYRNYDTPVRDTVREFYRLNHRYQSYDFVLEKEKDFLKFDKKEMPVWDAFQFLNQLVDDSDPDTDLDQMQHLLQTSEAIRADGHPDWMVMVGLMHDMGKVLCLFGEPQWAVVGDTFPVGCAFSDKIVYPEYFKDNPDMNDPRFNTKYGVYEPNCGLRNVHLSWGHDEYVYHMMKDYLPEPALYMLRYHSFYPQHRENAYDHLMDAHDHEMFKWVKLFNPYDLYSKNPTPPNWTELRPYYEDLVAKYLPATLKF, encoded by the coding sequence ATGAACGCAACGGAAAAAACAACTTTAAACCCGCTGGAAAGCCTGGAAGAGTGGGAAGAAAACTTACTCGAACGTTACCCCGACCCGGAAGATATTGCCCAAGGCAAAGCCACCGAAGCTTATCGTAATTACGACACCCCGGTGCGGGACACCGTACGCGAGTTTTACCGGCTCAACCACCGCTACCAATCGTATGATTTTGTGCTGGAAAAAGAAAAAGACTTCCTGAAGTTCGACAAAAAAGAAATGCCCGTGTGGGATGCGTTTCAGTTTCTGAACCAGTTGGTAGATGATTCGGACCCCGACACCGACCTGGACCAGATGCAACACTTACTGCAAACTTCCGAAGCTATCCGCGCCGACGGTCACCCGGACTGGATGGTAATGGTAGGCCTGATGCACGACATGGGCAAGGTGCTTTGCTTATTCGGTGAACCGCAATGGGCTGTAGTGGGCGATACGTTTCCGGTAGGTTGCGCTTTCTCGGATAAAATTGTGTACCCCGAGTATTTTAAAGATAACCCCGACATGAACGACCCGCGGTTTAATACTAAATATGGTGTTTACGAACCTAACTGCGGTTTGCGCAACGTGCACTTATCCTGGGGCCACGACGAATACGTGTACCACATGATGAAAGATTATTTGCCTGAACCGGCTTTATACATGCTGCGCTACCACTCGTTTTACCCACAACATCGCGAAAACGCCTACGACCATTTAATGGATGCGCATGACCACGAAATGTTTAAATGGGTAAAACTGTTTAACCCTTACGATTTATATTCTAAAAACCCAACGCCTCCCAACTGGACCGAGTTACGGCCTTATTACGAAGATTTAGTAGCCAAATATTTACCCGCTACACTCAAGTTTTAA
- a CDS encoding carboxypeptidase-like regulatory domain-containing protein encodes MQRKLIFLLVIPILWLFCTKETWAQQSTVIQMNGSVIDAVTKKPLANITVISKRLWRGTVTNEVGRFRITTQVGDTIYFRSVGYKTKLFPITADVPNEANIQISLEEGNVVLEEVQVTMGPDYEKVNRYLRNQKKKPEPRAVVKPAEPKPLYEEKVFTPPPASIANPISFIYDQLSKEGRDRRKLQAILDEQAAAEKFKREQAARQKYDSLFLDRNEGFRRP; translated from the coding sequence ATGCAGCGTAAACTTATCTTTTTACTGGTAATTCCGATTTTGTGGTTATTCTGTACCAAAGAAACGTGGGCGCAACAAAGTACCGTTATTCAAATGAATGGGTCGGTGATAGATGCGGTTACTAAAAAACCACTGGCCAATATAACCGTTATCAGCAAACGACTCTGGCGCGGCACGGTAACCAACGAGGTAGGCCGGTTTCGGATTACTACCCAGGTAGGCGATACCATTTACTTCCGGTCGGTGGGTTACAAAACCAAGCTTTTCCCGATTACGGCTGATGTGCCCAACGAAGCCAACATCCAGATTAGTTTAGAGGAAGGCAATGTGGTGCTGGAAGAAGTTCAGGTAACTATGGGGCCCGACTACGAAAAAGTAAACCGGTATTTACGTAACCAAAAGAAAAAACCGGAACCGCGTGCCGTGGTTAAACCCGCTGAACCTAAACCGCTCTACGAAGAAAAAGTATTTACCCCACCCCCGGCTTCAATTGCCAACCCCATCAGTTTTATTTACGACCAACTCTCCAAAGAAGGCCGCGACCGCCGGAAATTACAAGCTATTCTGGACGAGCAAGCCGCTGCTGAAAAGTTTAAGCGCGAACAAGCCGCCCGCCAAAAATACGATAGCCTTTTCCTGGACCGAAATGAGGGGTTCCGGAGGCCGTAA